From Medicago truncatula cultivar Jemalong A17 chromosome 7, MtrunA17r5.0-ANR, whole genome shotgun sequence, a single genomic window includes:
- the LOC11432678 gene encoding serine-rich adhesin for platelets isoform X2, protein MGSVIEIGIKIRKFVFISIRGVYRSACHHPFLLGFLGFLLFLYIYFPFLFSVLVSASPVLVCTALLLGTLLSFGQPNVPEFEKEERVTHGISSFQTGFSEGETIVSDRDESYFVRGYSEHRSDIEESGVEEASLVAVKDDRSEDDHGLLYDSALDDVNLQDIQHENEVKGDVERELHSFDLGKGKEVHDGNLTSEVVSSDDEAIEKQYVMVQKEDDDDIFEIENGKARGGGFDSFKEGDADCSPSSSWKRVDNNTDEDDSEDSGSDRAESSSPDASMADIMPMLDELHPLLDVDAPQPAHLSHDGSDAASEKSQKSDNDDDDDDNSVESDEDIENHGEAEEDGVDEEEEAMEGGQEDESKSAIKWTEDDQKNLMDLGTLELERNRRLESLIARRMARRLMTEKNLIDLDTADVPSNVAPIFVRRNPFDFPDESYAGMGLPPIPGSAPSILQPRRNPFDIPYDPNEEKPDLKRDSFQQEFTQFNQKDAFFRRHESFSMGPSVLGISKQERHDINWKPVFVSERMVSEGTSYFQRQSSEVSDSKLSEVSDSKLSSVPDTESASSGDQDERKLSERDLSPETELTSNLDGVSVEVGHGSGSSEENESVEMIQGEESNVYRDEDEIVLGGVEDPSEMEFYPATGELEIDEQFNDEVTDLTREPSVDVSSSRSSQSYRSEVIDDIPDEESEKTANLQHEDGHFPESRTSTQTSVEESIISTRTSVEESNFQHISGEVEETPLVPVYDCSPPSAEQLISFSSVSSDSATEFSETALHPVSVDTTADVADKEYEPKDRLEDNSSNHEKIQAASSELHVEVKNEMRSEKSEDIDDTAEELSAVMPSFVGSEKGVTDSGLFHEQDIDNHISADSEMLHQDNVESPDSNYQLASDKLHLLDNESVEDALPNAVSRLDNEDMSVSVQDEDEMPDSVASDSHHIPSNGSSVHAAGDSQFLPVETEHLEKNWSNEERIFPIEQDKVLLSSSREQGNTIIHQDLDKNMVSFTSDNQQEVDVKSPSDLENHLSRSDKLVDAQFSSDHHESHNPDNIMVEPSQDAGTSNDGVGELHEHDSVFETPIMISSVTSENSDTPEFRSPTGEVDLEVYKHHGEVANEDQNEAQQNLVPSAEGYMSPNNEENFNEFDYMKDIDEEFLSELDTVGDFRVGDAGVSHHTDYVHEETRDAQLSSLPEDVKIAEVEQDNDIPVLEVRSLEDIDIAFKQLQEGVDINDVILPSTIKDQLVSDESRDHVEVNSDLQVIEARSLEDIDVALEKISEDNQGELPEKRDAEDASVKLEANEDGSAKLNESFDVSTSAEETSRTPVDKLDNVSISGSSNKEKSHSRKSSSSSSSSSSSSDSD, encoded by the exons ATGGGATCAGTGATTGAaattggaatcaaaattaggaaatttgttttcatttcaaTCAGAGGGGTTTACAGATCAGCTTGCCATCATCCATTTCTTTTGggatttttaggttttttgctgtttttgtacatatattttccttttttgttttctgttttggTTTCTGCATCTCCTGTTTTAGTCTGCACTGCTCTTCTGCTTGGGACCCTTCTCAGTTTCGGACAGCCAAATGTGCCTGAGTttgaaaaggaagagagagttACTCATGGTATTTCATCGTTTCAAACTGGATTTTCGGAGGGTGAAACCATTGTTTCTGATAGAGATGAGAGCTATTTTGTGAGAGGATATTCGGAACATAGAAGTGATATCGAAGAGAGTGGCGTTGAAGAAGCGAGTTTGGTGGCTGTTAAAGATGATAGGAGTGAGGATGATCATGGTTTGCTTTATGACTCTGCGCTGGATGATGTTAACTTGCAGGATATTCAGCATGAGAACGAAGTAAAAGGGGATGTAGAAAGGGAATTACATAGTTTTGACTTAGGAAAGGGCAAGGAAGTTCATGACGGGAACCTCACATCCGAAGTTGTTTCAAGTGACGACGAAGCTATTGAGAAACAGTATGTCATGGTTcaaaaagaagatgatgatgatatttttgaaattgagaATGGGAAAGCTCGGGGAGGCGGGTTTGATTCATTTAAGGAAGGTGATGCAGATTGTTCGCCTAGTTCATCTTGGAAACGGGTGGACAACAACACTGATGAAGACGACTCTGAGGATTCAGGGTCTGATAGGGCAGAGAGTTCTTCACCGGATGCTTCCATGGCTGATATCATGCCGATGCTTGATGAGCTCCACCCACTTTTAGATGTAGATGCCCCACAGCCTGCTCATTTGTCCCATGATGGTTCTGATGCTGCATCCGAGAAATCTCAGAAAAGCGACAAcgatgatgacgatgatgacAATAGTGTCGAATCAGATGAAGATATTGAAAATCATGGTGAAGCGGAAGAAGATGGTGTTGATGAAGAGGAAGAAGCAATGGAGGGTGGCCAAGAGGATGAAAGTAAATCTGCTATCAAGTGGACAGAGGATGACCAAAAGAATCTTATGGATCTGGGAACTTTGGAGCTTGAAAGGAACCGGCGATTGGAGAGTCTTATAGCTAGGAGAATGGCAAGGAGATTGATGACTGAAAAGAATCTAATAGACTTAGATACTGCCGATGTTCCCTCTAATGTTGCGCCTATTTTTGTTAGACGAAACCCTTTTGATTTCCCTGATGAATCTTATGCTGGCATGGGATTACCACCCATTCCTGGTTCCGCTCCATCTATTCTACAGCCTAGACGAAACCCTTTCGACATTCCGTACGACCCAAATGAAGAAAAACCTGATCTTAAAAGGGACAGTTTTCAACAAGAGTTCACACAGTTTAATCAAAAAGATGCATTTTTTCGGAGGCATGAAAGTTTTAGCATGGGACCATCAGTATTGGGAATATCTAAGCAAGAGAGGCATGATATTAATTGGAAGCCTGTGTTTGTATCCGAAAGGATGGTTTCGGAGGGAACAAGCTATTTCCAGAGGCAATCTAGTGAAGTAAGTGATTCAAAGTTGAGCGAAGTAAGTGATTCAAAATTGAGTTCTGTTCCAGATACTGAGTCAGCAAGTTCAGGTGATCAAGATGAGAGGAAATTAAGTGAACGGGACTTGTCTCCAGAGACTGAATTAACATCTAATTTGGATGGCGTTTCTGTTGAGGTTGGTCATGGAAGTGGATCCTCGGAAGAAAATGAATCTGTGGAGATGATACAGGGTGAGGAGAGCAATGTTTACCGTGATGAAGATGAAATAGTGCTCGGTGGAGTGGAAGATCCTTCTGAGATGGAATTTTATCCTGCAACAGGAGAGCTTGAAATCGACGAGCAATTCAATGATGAGGTAACAGATTTGACAAGAGAACCAAGTGTTGATGTGAGCAGCAGTAGATCAAGCCAGTCCTACCGATCAGAAGTGATTGACGACATACCTGATGAGGAATCAGAAAAAACTGCAAATTTGCAGCATGAAGATGGTCACTTCCCAGAATCGAGAACTTCAACCCAAACTTCAGTGGAGGAATCGATAATTTCAACCCGAACTTCAGTCGAGGAATCAAACTTCCAGCATATAAGTGGTGAGGTGGAAGAGACCCCACTGGTACCAGTTTATGACTGTAGCCCACCCTCAGCAGAACAGcttatatctttttcttccGTGTCTTCGGATTCAGCAACAGAGTTTTCTGAGACAGCATTGCATCCTGTCTCAGTCGATACTACTGCTGATGTGGCTGATAAAGAGTACGAGCCGAAGGACAGACTGGAGGATAATTCTTCTAATCATGAGAAAATTCAAGCAGCCTCTTCCGAACTGCATGTGGAAGTCAAAAATGAAATGAGGTCCGAGAAATCTGAAGATATAGATGATACTGCAGAGGAGTTATCTGCAGTTATGCCAAGTTTTG TTGGATCAGAAAAGGGTGTAACTGATTCAGGTTTGTTTCATGAACAGGATATAGACAACCACATATCTGCAGATTCTGAAATGCTTCATCAAGACAATGTAGAGTCTCCAGATTCAAACTATCAACTGGCTTCTGATAAGTTACATCTATTGGATAATGAGTCTGTGGAAGATGCACTGCCCAATGCAGTATCTAGACTAGATAATGAAGATATGTCTGTTTCAGTacaagatgaagatgaaatgcCGGATTCCGTGGCTTCTGATTCCCACCATATACCTTCTAATGGTTCATCTGTGCATGCAGCAGGGGATTCACAGTTCTTACCAGTAGAAACAGAACATTTAGAGAAAAATTGGTCAAATGAAGAACGCATATTTCCGATCGAACAGGATAAAGTCTTGTTGTCAAGTTCCAGGGAGCAAGGTAACACCATTATCCACCAAGATCTGGATAAGAATATGGTTTCTTTCACTTCTGATAACCAACAAGAAGTTGATGTCAAGTCTCCCTCCGACTTGGAGAATCATCTGTCACGCTCTGATAAATTGGTAGATGCACAATTTTCGAGTGATCACCATGAAAGTCAT AATCCTGATAACATTATGGTAGAACCTTCACAGGATGCCGGCACTTCCAATGATGGAGTTGGAGAATTGCATGAACATGACTCCGTATTTGAAACTCCTATTATGATCTCTTCTGTGACTTCTGAAAATTCTGACACCCCTGAATTCCGTTCACCCACTGGTGAAGTGGATTTGGAAGTTTATAAGCATCACGGGGAAGTTGCTAATGAAGACCAAAATGAAGCACAACAAAACTTAGTTCCTTCAGCAGAGGGCTACATGTCTCCaaataatgaagaaaatttCAACGAATTTGATTATATGAAGGATATTGACGAGGAATTCTTGTCAGAATTGGACACAGTTGGGGATTTTAGAGTCGGTGATGCTGGTGTATCGCATCATACTGACTACGTCCATGAAGAAACTAGAGATGCTCAACTTAGTTCACTGCCCGAGGATGTAAAAATAGCAGAGGTTGAGCAGGACAATGACATACCAGTTCTTGAAGTAAGATCACTTGAAGATATTGACATAGCTTTTAAGCAACTTCAAGAAGGAGTTGATATTAATGATGTCATCCTTCCGAGTACAATTAAGGATCAGCTTGTTAGTGATGAATCTAGAGATCACGTAGAAGTTAATTCAGACCTTCAAGTCATTGAAGCCAGATCCCTAGAAGATATTGATGTTGCTTTAGAGAAAATATCTGAAGATAATCAAGGCGAGCTGCCAGAAAAAAGAGATGCAGAAGATGCTTCAGTCAAACTGGAAGCAAATGAAGATGGCTCAGCGAAGTTGAATGAATCATTTGATGTATCAACCAGTGCTGAAGAAACGAGCAGAACTCCAGTTGATAAATTGGATAATGTATCCATTAGCGGCTCTAGTAATAAGGAAAAATCTCACAGTAGGAAATCTAGTTCTAGTTCCAGTTCCAGTTCGAGCTCTAGCGATTCTGATTGA
- the LOC11429019 gene encoding uncharacterized protein, whose amino-acid sequence MEQEVQLQLQLQLHKLHCIKSEETLNHILSTLWNTRKTGLPPSQKSHFQSLLNLSSSSQLDPLLASLRWLIRIFVSRNLTHDQLLKFFPPHLPLQLQTILLLSFQNNRDCWNHDFSQQQDLLQWTDASCQVRTNVHPSFSSEPSSSMSTSLWPRQDSDSLARLNCGDLGVPTSPVAEVNVSGLPTCFQCDITSSENLVLEESLPHLKSMTWTMESRGSSPAERVAIISLKLHDYSKSTAGETDVKFQLTRDTLETMLKSMTFVGERLRAVETSSRLANKKQKQ is encoded by the exons ATGGAGCAAGAGGTACAACTACAACTACAACTACAACTACACAAATTGCATTGCATAAAATCAGAGGAAACACTGAATCATATCCTCTCCACTCTCTGGAACACAAGGAAAACCGGTCTTCCTCcctcccaaaaatcccattttcaaTCTCTTCTCAACCTCTCTTCATCTTCCCAACTCGATCCTCTTTTGGCTTCTCTTCGTTGGCTTATCAGAATATTCGTTTCTCGAAATCTCACTCATGATCAGCTTCTCAAATTCTTTCCTCCTCATCTTCCGCTACAGTTGCAGACTATtcttttactctcttttcaGAATAATCGAGATTGCTGGAACCATGATTTTTCTCAACAAcag GATTTGTTGCAATGGACAGATGCTTCCTGTCAGGTCAGAACAAATGTCCATCCATCATTTTCCTCTGAACCTTCTTCCTCGATGTCAACATCTTTGTGGCCTCGCCAAGACAGTGATTCTCTTGCTCGGCTGAACTGCGGTGATTTGGGTGTACCAACATCACCTGTTGCTGAAGTTAATGTGTCAGGGCTGCCCACATGCTTCCAATGTGATATTACTTCCTCTGAGAACTTGGTTCTTGAG GAAAGCCTTCCTCACCTCAAATCAATGACTTGGACCATGGAGAGTCGTGGCTCATCCCCTGCGGAGAGAGTGGCTATAATCAGCCTTAAG CTGCATGATTATAGCAAGTCTACAGCAGGCGAAACAGATGTTAAGTTTCAGCTTACAAGGGATACACTTGAGACTATGCTGAAATCCATGACATTCGTCGGTGAACGCCTACGTGCT GTTGAAACTTCTTCGAGGCTAgcaaacaagaaacaaaagcaGTAA
- the LOC11436985 gene encoding phosphatidylinositol transfer protein 3, protein MSFRRLRDSILEKILSPEEQQIKIAEVGRIIGPIADKFPAICSDASVLRFLKARNYNTIKAARMLRASIKWRLEFKPDKIRWDDVAQEALMGRIYRADYLDKQGRVVFVIKAGRQSTSATIVQIKYLVYCLENGIFNLSSTQEQMVWLIDFQGWSTSCISVKVTRDAAQVLQNHYPERLGLAVFYNPPKLFESFWTMVKPFLEPKTYRKVTFAYPDNQRSRTMMEELFDMDKLESCFGGKNTAGMNFEAYGQKMREDDKKMIDFIDSCCSTSEANEVLQSRNDSDNESSGSEAVYSNLDEDEETILKRSPYSEYEPMNEVHHEKNE, encoded by the exons atGTCATTTAGGAGATTGAGAGATAGTATACTTGAAAAGATTTTATCTCCAGAAGAGCAGCAGATCAAG ATCGCAGAAGTCGGAAGGATAATTGGTCCAATTGCCGACAAGTTCCCGGCTATATGTTCGGATGCATCAGTGCTAAGGTTTCTTAAAGCACGAAACTATAATACTATAAAAGCTGCAAGGATGTTGAGAGCCAGCATAAAATGGAGGCTGGAGTTCAAGCCTGACAAGATTAGATGG GATGATGTAGCTCAAGAAGCTTTGATGGGAAGGATATATAGGGCTGATTACTTGGACAAGCAAGGAAGGgttgtttttgttattaaaGCTGGACGTCAG AGTACAAGTGCGACAATCGTACAGATCAAGTACCTTGTTTACTGTTTGGAGAATggtatatttaatttaagttcCACACAAGAACAAATGGTTTGGCTAATTGATTTTCAAGGGTGGAGCACATCGTGCATATCAGTAAAGGTCACCCGAGATGCTGCTCAAGTCTTGCAGAATCATTACCCTGAAAGGTTGGGCCTTGCAGTCTTCTACAATCCGCCAAAATTGTTTGAGTCATTTTGGACG ATGGTGAAACCATTTCTTGAACCCAAGACTTACAGAAAGGTGACATTTGCTTATCCTGACAACCAAAGGAGCCGAACGATGATGGAAGAACTCTTTGACATGGACAAGCTAGAATCCTGTTTTGGTGGAAAAAATACAGCTGGAATGAACTTTGAAGCTTATGGTCAAAAAATGAGAGAAGATGACAAAaagatgattgattttattgatTCTTGCTGTTCAACCTCAGAAGCTAATGAAGTACTGCAATCAAGGAATGATTCTGATAATGAGTCATCTGGTAGTGAAGCTGTTTATTCAAACttggatgaagatgaagaaactaTACTGAAGCGGTCGCCGTACTCCGAATATGAACCCATGAATGAGGTTCATCATGAGAAAAATGAGTGA
- the LOC11432678 gene encoding serine-rich adhesin for platelets isoform X1, with protein MGSVIEIGIKIRKFVFISIRGVYRSACHHPFLLGFLGFLLFLYIYFPFLFSVLVSASPVLVCTALLLGTLLSFGQPNVPEFEKEERVTHGISSFQTGFSEGETIVSDRDESYFVRGYSEHRSDIEESGVEEASLVAVKDDRSEDDHGLLYDSALDDVNLQDIQHENEVKGDVERELHSFDLGKGKEVHDGNLTSEVVSSDDEAIEKQYVMVQKEDDDDIFEIENGKARGGGFDSFKEGDADCSPSSSWKRVDNNTDEDDSEDSGSDRAESSSPDASMADIMPMLDELHPLLDVDAPQPAHLSHDGSDAASEKSQKSDNDDDDDDNSVESDEDIENHGEAEEDGVDEEEEAMEGGQEDESKSAIKWTEDDQKNLMDLGTLELERNRRLESLIARRMARRLMTEKNLIDLDTADVPSNVAPIFVRRNPFDFPDESYAGMGLPPIPGSAPSILQPRRNPFDIPYDPNEEKPDLKRDSFQQEFTQFNQKDAFFRRHESFSMGPSVLGISKQERHDINWKPVFVSERMVSEGTSYFQRQSSEVSDSKLSEVSDSKLSSVPDTESASSGDQDERKLSERDLSPETELTSNLDGVSVEVGHGSGSSEENESVEMIQGEESNVYRDEDEIVLGGVEDPSEMEFYPATGELEIDEQFNDEVTDLTREPSVDVSSSRSSQSYRSEVIDDIPDEESEKTANLQHEDGHFPESRTSTQTSVEESIISTRTSVEESNFQHISGEVEETPLVPVYDCSPPSAEQLISFSSVSSDSATEFSETALHPVSVDTTADVADKEYEPKDRLEDNSSNHEKIQAASSELHVEVKNEMRSEKSEDIDDTAEELSAVMPSFVDQNGPTMTEFSVDSNFSLDIGSEKGVTDSGLFHEQDIDNHISADSEMLHQDNVESPDSNYQLASDKLHLLDNESVEDALPNAVSRLDNEDMSVSVQDEDEMPDSVASDSHHIPSNGSSVHAAGDSQFLPVETEHLEKNWSNEERIFPIEQDKVLLSSSREQGNTIIHQDLDKNMVSFTSDNQQEVDVKSPSDLENHLSRSDKLVDAQFSSDHHESHNPDNIMVEPSQDAGTSNDGVGELHEHDSVFETPIMISSVTSENSDTPEFRSPTGEVDLEVYKHHGEVANEDQNEAQQNLVPSAEGYMSPNNEENFNEFDYMKDIDEEFLSELDTVGDFRVGDAGVSHHTDYVHEETRDAQLSSLPEDVKIAEVEQDNDIPVLEVRSLEDIDIAFKQLQEGVDINDVILPSTIKDQLVSDESRDHVEVNSDLQVIEARSLEDIDVALEKISEDNQGELPEKRDAEDASVKLEANEDGSAKLNESFDVSTSAEETSRTPVDKLDNVSISGSSNKEKSHSRKSSSSSSSSSSSSDSD; from the exons ATGGGATCAGTGATTGAaattggaatcaaaattaggaaatttgttttcatttcaaTCAGAGGGGTTTACAGATCAGCTTGCCATCATCCATTTCTTTTGggatttttaggttttttgctgtttttgtacatatattttccttttttgttttctgttttggTTTCTGCATCTCCTGTTTTAGTCTGCACTGCTCTTCTGCTTGGGACCCTTCTCAGTTTCGGACAGCCAAATGTGCCTGAGTttgaaaaggaagagagagttACTCATGGTATTTCATCGTTTCAAACTGGATTTTCGGAGGGTGAAACCATTGTTTCTGATAGAGATGAGAGCTATTTTGTGAGAGGATATTCGGAACATAGAAGTGATATCGAAGAGAGTGGCGTTGAAGAAGCGAGTTTGGTGGCTGTTAAAGATGATAGGAGTGAGGATGATCATGGTTTGCTTTATGACTCTGCGCTGGATGATGTTAACTTGCAGGATATTCAGCATGAGAACGAAGTAAAAGGGGATGTAGAAAGGGAATTACATAGTTTTGACTTAGGAAAGGGCAAGGAAGTTCATGACGGGAACCTCACATCCGAAGTTGTTTCAAGTGACGACGAAGCTATTGAGAAACAGTATGTCATGGTTcaaaaagaagatgatgatgatatttttgaaattgagaATGGGAAAGCTCGGGGAGGCGGGTTTGATTCATTTAAGGAAGGTGATGCAGATTGTTCGCCTAGTTCATCTTGGAAACGGGTGGACAACAACACTGATGAAGACGACTCTGAGGATTCAGGGTCTGATAGGGCAGAGAGTTCTTCACCGGATGCTTCCATGGCTGATATCATGCCGATGCTTGATGAGCTCCACCCACTTTTAGATGTAGATGCCCCACAGCCTGCTCATTTGTCCCATGATGGTTCTGATGCTGCATCCGAGAAATCTCAGAAAAGCGACAAcgatgatgacgatgatgacAATAGTGTCGAATCAGATGAAGATATTGAAAATCATGGTGAAGCGGAAGAAGATGGTGTTGATGAAGAGGAAGAAGCAATGGAGGGTGGCCAAGAGGATGAAAGTAAATCTGCTATCAAGTGGACAGAGGATGACCAAAAGAATCTTATGGATCTGGGAACTTTGGAGCTTGAAAGGAACCGGCGATTGGAGAGTCTTATAGCTAGGAGAATGGCAAGGAGATTGATGACTGAAAAGAATCTAATAGACTTAGATACTGCCGATGTTCCCTCTAATGTTGCGCCTATTTTTGTTAGACGAAACCCTTTTGATTTCCCTGATGAATCTTATGCTGGCATGGGATTACCACCCATTCCTGGTTCCGCTCCATCTATTCTACAGCCTAGACGAAACCCTTTCGACATTCCGTACGACCCAAATGAAGAAAAACCTGATCTTAAAAGGGACAGTTTTCAACAAGAGTTCACACAGTTTAATCAAAAAGATGCATTTTTTCGGAGGCATGAAAGTTTTAGCATGGGACCATCAGTATTGGGAATATCTAAGCAAGAGAGGCATGATATTAATTGGAAGCCTGTGTTTGTATCCGAAAGGATGGTTTCGGAGGGAACAAGCTATTTCCAGAGGCAATCTAGTGAAGTAAGTGATTCAAAGTTGAGCGAAGTAAGTGATTCAAAATTGAGTTCTGTTCCAGATACTGAGTCAGCAAGTTCAGGTGATCAAGATGAGAGGAAATTAAGTGAACGGGACTTGTCTCCAGAGACTGAATTAACATCTAATTTGGATGGCGTTTCTGTTGAGGTTGGTCATGGAAGTGGATCCTCGGAAGAAAATGAATCTGTGGAGATGATACAGGGTGAGGAGAGCAATGTTTACCGTGATGAAGATGAAATAGTGCTCGGTGGAGTGGAAGATCCTTCTGAGATGGAATTTTATCCTGCAACAGGAGAGCTTGAAATCGACGAGCAATTCAATGATGAGGTAACAGATTTGACAAGAGAACCAAGTGTTGATGTGAGCAGCAGTAGATCAAGCCAGTCCTACCGATCAGAAGTGATTGACGACATACCTGATGAGGAATCAGAAAAAACTGCAAATTTGCAGCATGAAGATGGTCACTTCCCAGAATCGAGAACTTCAACCCAAACTTCAGTGGAGGAATCGATAATTTCAACCCGAACTTCAGTCGAGGAATCAAACTTCCAGCATATAAGTGGTGAGGTGGAAGAGACCCCACTGGTACCAGTTTATGACTGTAGCCCACCCTCAGCAGAACAGcttatatctttttcttccGTGTCTTCGGATTCAGCAACAGAGTTTTCTGAGACAGCATTGCATCCTGTCTCAGTCGATACTACTGCTGATGTGGCTGATAAAGAGTACGAGCCGAAGGACAGACTGGAGGATAATTCTTCTAATCATGAGAAAATTCAAGCAGCCTCTTCCGAACTGCATGTGGAAGTCAAAAATGAAATGAGGTCCGAGAAATCTGAAGATATAGATGATACTGCAGAGGAGTTATCTGCAGTTATGCCAAGTTTTGTTGATCAAAATGGACCTACAATGACTGAGTTTTCTGTGGATTCGAACTTTTCTCTGGATATTGGATCAGAAAAGGGTGTAACTGATTCAGGTTTGTTTCATGAACAGGATATAGACAACCACATATCTGCAGATTCTGAAATGCTTCATCAAGACAATGTAGAGTCTCCAGATTCAAACTATCAACTGGCTTCTGATAAGTTACATCTATTGGATAATGAGTCTGTGGAAGATGCACTGCCCAATGCAGTATCTAGACTAGATAATGAAGATATGTCTGTTTCAGTacaagatgaagatgaaatgcCGGATTCCGTGGCTTCTGATTCCCACCATATACCTTCTAATGGTTCATCTGTGCATGCAGCAGGGGATTCACAGTTCTTACCAGTAGAAACAGAACATTTAGAGAAAAATTGGTCAAATGAAGAACGCATATTTCCGATCGAACAGGATAAAGTCTTGTTGTCAAGTTCCAGGGAGCAAGGTAACACCATTATCCACCAAGATCTGGATAAGAATATGGTTTCTTTCACTTCTGATAACCAACAAGAAGTTGATGTCAAGTCTCCCTCCGACTTGGAGAATCATCTGTCACGCTCTGATAAATTGGTAGATGCACAATTTTCGAGTGATCACCATGAAAGTCAT AATCCTGATAACATTATGGTAGAACCTTCACAGGATGCCGGCACTTCCAATGATGGAGTTGGAGAATTGCATGAACATGACTCCGTATTTGAAACTCCTATTATGATCTCTTCTGTGACTTCTGAAAATTCTGACACCCCTGAATTCCGTTCACCCACTGGTGAAGTGGATTTGGAAGTTTATAAGCATCACGGGGAAGTTGCTAATGAAGACCAAAATGAAGCACAACAAAACTTAGTTCCTTCAGCAGAGGGCTACATGTCTCCaaataatgaagaaaatttCAACGAATTTGATTATATGAAGGATATTGACGAGGAATTCTTGTCAGAATTGGACACAGTTGGGGATTTTAGAGTCGGTGATGCTGGTGTATCGCATCATACTGACTACGTCCATGAAGAAACTAGAGATGCTCAACTTAGTTCACTGCCCGAGGATGTAAAAATAGCAGAGGTTGAGCAGGACAATGACATACCAGTTCTTGAAGTAAGATCACTTGAAGATATTGACATAGCTTTTAAGCAACTTCAAGAAGGAGTTGATATTAATGATGTCATCCTTCCGAGTACAATTAAGGATCAGCTTGTTAGTGATGAATCTAGAGATCACGTAGAAGTTAATTCAGACCTTCAAGTCATTGAAGCCAGATCCCTAGAAGATATTGATGTTGCTTTAGAGAAAATATCTGAAGATAATCAAGGCGAGCTGCCAGAAAAAAGAGATGCAGAAGATGCTTCAGTCAAACTGGAAGCAAATGAAGATGGCTCAGCGAAGTTGAATGAATCATTTGATGTATCAACCAGTGCTGAAGAAACGAGCAGAACTCCAGTTGATAAATTGGATAATGTATCCATTAGCGGCTCTAGTAATAAGGAAAAATCTCACAGTAGGAAATCTAGTTCTAGTTCCAGTTCCAGTTCGAGCTCTAGCGATTCTGATTGA